One Natrinema longum genomic window carries:
- a CDS encoding SpoVR family protein: MSNSNSNADRFRKQAIASDLEGPVDEARNLAVKLGLEPYPVKYWIIDYDEMNELIAYGGFQSRYPHWRWGMQYDKQQKQGQYAGGKAFEIVNNDNPAHAFLQESNTIADQKAVITHVEAHSDFFANNDWFGMFTSGRANEEQVNAAAMLERHARAIDEYMSDPDIDRAEVEKWIDHCLTLEDNIDQHQVFSRRLDVDGPAGTEIDDDLAEQLDELELSDEIKGEVFTEEWLDKLEEEDIAPSFPEEPQKDVLAFVREHGKQYDDEAGRAVEMTEWQRDILDMMRAEAYYFAAQKMTKVMNEGWAAYWESTMMTDEVFAGDDEFLNYADHMAKVLASGGLNPYSLGMELWEYVENTTNRRAVLEALLRVEGISWRNLIDVVDFDAVLEILEPPAAIETIAPETLGRLEELPEKWVDHEALERAREGEIDVEQYPWKVLTYEGLARRHYSLVKRQHRGFLARVNQNELERIGRYLFDDARYSSVEEALEDIDFTAGWDRMFDVRESHNDVTFLDEFLTQEFITENNYFTYEHSQATGQFHVASDAAEDVKKKLLLQFTNFGKPTIAVYDGNYNNANELLLGHQYNGVMLDLGQATETLKRIFELWGRPVNLLTIVKEVDEHDIEVAKRRNREPEPEEQGKLIRYDGQTVTTEDVPWEEVEHLSADDIDYDTKPEEWLA; the protein is encoded by the coding sequence ATGAGTAACTCAAATTCGAACGCGGACCGATTCCGCAAACAGGCGATTGCCAGCGATCTGGAGGGGCCGGTCGACGAGGCCCGGAACCTCGCGGTGAAACTCGGCCTCGAGCCCTATCCGGTGAAGTACTGGATCATCGACTACGACGAGATGAACGAACTCATCGCCTACGGCGGGTTCCAGAGCCGCTACCCCCACTGGCGGTGGGGAATGCAGTACGACAAGCAACAAAAGCAGGGCCAGTACGCGGGCGGGAAGGCATTCGAGATCGTCAACAACGACAACCCCGCCCATGCGTTCCTCCAGGAGTCGAATACGATCGCCGACCAGAAGGCAGTCATCACCCACGTCGAAGCCCACTCGGACTTCTTCGCGAACAACGACTGGTTCGGCATGTTCACCAGCGGGCGCGCCAACGAGGAGCAGGTCAACGCCGCCGCCATGCTCGAGCGTCACGCACGGGCGATCGACGAGTACATGTCCGATCCCGACATCGACCGCGCCGAGGTCGAGAAGTGGATCGACCACTGCCTGACCCTCGAGGACAACATCGACCAGCATCAGGTGTTCAGCCGGCGACTCGACGTCGACGGGCCCGCGGGCACGGAGATCGACGACGACCTCGCCGAGCAACTCGACGAACTCGAACTCTCGGACGAGATCAAAGGCGAAGTGTTCACCGAGGAGTGGCTCGACAAACTCGAGGAGGAAGACATCGCCCCGAGCTTTCCCGAAGAGCCCCAGAAGGACGTGCTGGCGTTCGTCCGCGAGCACGGCAAGCAGTACGACGACGAGGCCGGACGAGCGGTCGAGATGACGGAGTGGCAACGCGACATCCTCGACATGATGCGGGCGGAAGCCTACTACTTCGCCGCCCAGAAGATGACGAAGGTGATGAACGAGGGCTGGGCCGCCTACTGGGAGTCGACGATGATGACCGACGAGGTCTTCGCCGGCGACGACGAGTTCCTCAACTACGCCGACCACATGGCGAAGGTGTTGGCCTCCGGCGGCCTCAACCCCTACAGCCTCGGAATGGAGCTGTGGGAGTACGTCGAGAACACGACGAACCGTCGAGCCGTCCTCGAGGCGCTGTTGCGCGTCGAGGGAATCTCCTGGCGCAATCTCATCGATGTCGTCGACTTCGATGCGGTCCTCGAGATCCTCGAGCCGCCGGCGGCGATCGAGACCATTGCGCCCGAGACGCTCGGGCGACTCGAAGAGCTGCCCGAGAAGTGGGTCGACCACGAGGCACTCGAGCGGGCTCGCGAGGGCGAGATCGACGTCGAACAATACCCCTGGAAGGTACTGACCTACGAGGGATTGGCCCGGCGACACTACTCGCTGGTCAAGCGCCAACACCGCGGCTTCCTCGCACGCGTCAATCAGAACGAACTCGAGCGGATCGGCCGCTACCTGTTCGACGACGCCCGCTATTCGTCGGTCGAGGAGGCGCTCGAGGACATTGATTTCACCGCCGGCTGGGATCGGATGTTCGACGTCCGGGAGAGCCACAACGACGTGACCTTCCTCGACGAGTTCCTCACCCAGGAGTTCATCACGGAGAACAACTACTTCACCTACGAACACTCGCAGGCGACCGGGCAGTTCCACGTCGCCAGCGACGCCGCCGAAGACGTCAAAAAGAAGTTGCTGTTGCAGTTTACCAACTTCGGGAAACCGACGATTGCGGTCTACGACGGTAACTACAACAACGCGAACGAACTCCTGTTGGGCCACCAGTACAACGGGGTCATGCTCGATCTGGGGCAGGCCACGGAGACGCTCAAGCGGATCTTCGAACTGTGGGGCCGCCCGGTGAACCTGCTGACCATCGTCAAGGAGGTCGACGAACACGACATCGAGGTCGCCAAGCGCCGCAATCGCGAGCCCGAACCGGAAGAGCAGGGCAAACTGATCCGATACGACGGCCAGACGGTCACGACCGAAGACGTACCCTGGGAGGAGGTCGAACACCTCTCGGCCGACGACATCGATTACGACACGAAACCCGAGGAGTGGCTCGCCTGA
- a CDS encoding PrkA family serine protein kinase, with amino-acid sequence MTGDIETLEQLSTDYKESMPADLRETKSFDWYLEEVYEDPKVARNAHQRVADMFDYYGTTYDETEGMVEYQLASEDPLNDGENTFYGKVIHQSIHEFVNKVKSGARRLGPERRIKLLLGPVGSGKSHFDKQVRTYFEDYTLRDDGRMYTFRWINLCDVIQDQDPADDTVRSPMNQDPLVLLPLEQRQRVIDDLNENLDAPYTIQNEQSLDPESEFYMDRLLAYYDDDLQQVLENHVEIVRFVADENKRQGLETFEPKDKKNQDETELTGDVNYSKIAIYGESDPRAFDYSGAFCNANRGIFSGEELLKLQREFLYDFLHATQEQTIKPKNNPRIDIDQVIVGRTNMPEYKDKKGDEKMEAFNDRTKRIDFPYVLSYEDEANIYEKMLNNADVPDINVEPHTLEMAGLFGVLTRIEEPDTETVGLLSKAKAYNGEIDEGDDIDIKKLRDEAAAKAEIGEGMVGISPRFIGDEIAEAIMDSKHRQRGFLSPLTVFNFFEENLEHHGSIPEDNFEQYYRYLETVREEYKERAIEDVRHALAYDIDEIQRQGEKYMDHVMAYIDDDTIEDELTGREQEPDETFLRSVEEKLDIPEDRKEDFRQEVSNWVSRRAREGEAFNPQDNERLRRALERKLWEDKKHNINFSALVSANEFDDDERSAWIDALIEQGYSEGGAKEVLEFAGAEVAKAEMED; translated from the coding sequence ATGACCGGTGATATCGAAACACTCGAGCAGCTCAGTACGGACTACAAGGAATCGATGCCCGCAGACCTGCGGGAAACCAAGTCCTTCGACTGGTACCTAGAGGAGGTCTACGAGGACCCGAAGGTGGCCCGCAACGCCCACCAGCGCGTCGCGGACATGTTCGACTACTACGGGACGACCTACGACGAGACCGAGGGCATGGTCGAGTACCAGCTCGCGAGCGAGGATCCGTTGAACGACGGCGAGAACACCTTCTACGGGAAGGTAATCCACCAGTCGATCCACGAGTTCGTCAACAAGGTGAAATCGGGGGCCCGCCGACTCGGGCCCGAACGCCGGATCAAGCTCCTGCTGGGTCCGGTCGGGTCGGGGAAATCCCACTTCGACAAGCAGGTCCGCACGTATTTCGAGGACTACACGCTCCGGGACGACGGCCGGATGTACACCTTCCGGTGGATCAACCTCTGTGACGTCATTCAGGATCAGGATCCAGCCGACGACACCGTCCGGTCACCGATGAATCAGGATCCGCTCGTCCTCCTCCCCCTCGAGCAGCGCCAGCGGGTCATCGACGATCTCAACGAGAACTTGGACGCCCCGTACACGATTCAAAACGAGCAGTCCCTGGACCCCGAAAGCGAGTTCTACATGGATCGGCTGCTGGCGTACTACGACGACGACCTCCAGCAGGTTCTGGAGAACCACGTCGAGATCGTCCGCTTCGTCGCCGACGAGAACAAACGGCAGGGGCTGGAGACCTTCGAACCCAAAGACAAGAAGAACCAGGACGAGACCGAACTCACCGGCGACGTCAACTACTCGAAGATCGCCATCTACGGCGAGAGCGACCCGCGAGCCTTCGACTACTCGGGGGCGTTCTGTAACGCGAACCGCGGCATCTTCTCCGGCGAGGAACTCCTGAAACTCCAGCGGGAGTTCCTCTATGACTTCCTGCACGCCACCCAGGAACAGACGATCAAGCCGAAGAACAACCCCCGGATCGACATCGACCAGGTGATCGTCGGCCGCACCAACATGCCCGAGTACAAGGACAAGAAGGGCGACGAGAAGATGGAAGCGTTCAACGACCGCACCAAGCGGATCGACTTCCCCTACGTCCTCTCCTACGAGGACGAGGCCAACATCTACGAGAAGATGCTCAACAACGCCGACGTCCCCGACATCAACGTCGAGCCACACACCTTAGAGATGGCGGGGCTGTTTGGCGTCCTCACGCGGATCGAGGAACCCGACACCGAGACCGTCGGACTGCTCTCGAAGGCGAAAGCGTACAACGGCGAGATCGACGAAGGCGACGACATCGACATCAAGAAGCTTCGCGACGAAGCCGCCGCGAAAGCCGAGATCGGCGAGGGGATGGTCGGGATCTCGCCTCGCTTCATCGGGGACGAGATCGCCGAGGCGATCATGGACTCGAAACACCGCCAGCGCGGGTTCCTCTCGCCGCTTACTGTGTTCAACTTCTTCGAGGAGAACTTAGAGCACCACGGCTCGATTCCCGAAGACAACTTCGAGCAGTACTACCGCTACCTCGAGACGGTCCGCGAGGAGTACAAGGAACGCGCCATCGAGGACGTCCGCCACGCCTTGGCCTACGACATCGACGAGATCCAGCGCCAGGGCGAGAAGTACATGGATCACGTGATGGCCTACATCGACGACGACACGATCGAGGACGAACTCACGGGCCGCGAGCAGGAACCCGACGAGACCTTCCTGCGCTCGGTCGAGGAGAAACTCGACATCCCCGAGGACCGCAAGGAGGACTTCCGACAGGAGGTGAGCAACTGGGTCTCCCGACGCGCCCGCGAGGGCGAGGCGTTCAATCCCCAGGACAACGAGCGCCTGCGCCGTGCCCTCGAGCGCAAGCTCTGGGAGGACAAGAAGCACAACATCAACTTCTCCGCGCTGGTCAGCGCCAACGAGTTCGACGACGACGAACGCTCCGCGTGGATCGACGCACTGATCGAACAGGGGTACTCCGAAGGTGGAGCCAAGGAGGTGCTCGAGTTCGCCGGCGCGGAGGTCGCCAAAGCCGAGATGGAAGACTAA
- a CDS encoding YeaH/YhbH family protein — protein sequence MGLRDDLDRFREVGEQRREDLADFIQYGDLGQSRPGEIKIPVKIVSLPEFEYDQRDKGGVGQGEDGTPDTGQPVGQPQPQPGDDGEDGEPGEEGGDHEYYEMDPEEFAEELDEELGLDLDPKGKKVVEEKEGPFTDLTRTGPNSTLDFERMFKEGLKRKLAMDFDEEFLRELCKVEGISPREVFEWARGENLPVSMAWVQEAYDDIPAEERGTWASIEAVEANVEREDVQQKIRREGIDHVPFRREDERYRHPEIIEEKEKNVVVVNIRDVSGSMREKKRELVERTFTPLDWYLQGKYDNAEFVYIAHDADAWEVERDEFFGIRSGGGTKISSAYELAAELLEEYPWTDWNRYVFAAGDSENSSNDTEERVIPLMEGIPANLHAYVETQPSGNAINATHAEELERHFGTDAEDVAVAYVNGEADVTDAIYDILSTESETDE from the coding sequence ATGGGACTGAGAGACGACCTCGATCGATTCCGTGAGGTGGGCGAACAGCGCCGCGAGGATCTGGCCGATTTCATCCAGTACGGCGACCTCGGCCAGAGCCGGCCGGGCGAGATCAAGATCCCCGTGAAGATCGTCTCGCTGCCGGAGTTCGAGTACGATCAGCGGGACAAGGGCGGCGTCGGTCAGGGCGAGGACGGGACGCCCGATACCGGCCAGCCGGTCGGCCAGCCACAACCTCAGCCGGGCGACGACGGCGAGGACGGCGAGCCCGGCGAGGAGGGGGGCGACCACGAGTACTACGAGATGGATCCCGAGGAGTTCGCCGAGGAACTCGACGAGGAACTCGGGCTCGACCTCGACCCGAAGGGTAAGAAGGTCGTCGAGGAGAAGGAAGGACCGTTTACCGACCTCACCCGAACCGGCCCCAACAGCACCCTCGACTTCGAGCGGATGTTCAAGGAGGGACTCAAGCGCAAGCTCGCGATGGACTTCGACGAGGAGTTCCTCCGGGAACTCTGCAAGGTCGAGGGAATTTCGCCCCGCGAGGTCTTCGAGTGGGCCCGCGGCGAGAACCTCCCCGTCTCGATGGCCTGGGTCCAGGAGGCCTACGACGATATTCCGGCCGAAGAACGCGGGACGTGGGCGTCGATCGAGGCGGTCGAGGCGAACGTCGAGCGCGAGGACGTCCAACAGAAGATCCGCCGCGAGGGGATCGACCACGTCCCCTTCCGCCGCGAGGACGAGCGCTACCGCCACCCCGAGATCATCGAGGAGAAAGAGAAGAACGTCGTGGTCGTCAACATCCGCGACGTCTCCGGCTCGATGCGCGAGAAGAAACGCGAGCTCGTCGAGCGGACCTTCACCCCGCTGGACTGGTACCTCCAGGGCAAGTACGACAACGCCGAGTTCGTCTACATCGCCCACGACGCCGACGCCTGGGAGGTCGAGCGCGACGAGTTCTTCGGCATCCGCAGCGGCGGCGGCACCAAGATCTCGAGCGCGTACGAACTCGCCGCCGAACTGTTGGAGGAATACCCCTGGACCGACTGGAACCGGTACGTCTTCGCCGCGGGCGACTCGGAGAACTCCTCGAACGACACCGAGGAGCGCGTGATCCCGCTGATGGAGGGGATCCCGGCGAACCTCCACGCCTACGTGGAGACACAACCCAGCGGGAACGCGATCAACGCCACCCACGCCGAGGAACTCGAGCGCCACTTCGGGACCGACGCGGAGGACGTCGCGGTGGCCTACGTCAACGGCGAGGCGGACGTGACCGACGCGATCTACGACATCCTCTCGACGGAAAGTGAGACCGATGAGTAA
- a CDS encoding PrkA family serine protein kinase gives MTGHDYVSEADRTLEETYEEPMSLAAYVDRLFEQPTIGSHASKYLLEAIEAAGTRTVVEEGEEKERYRFFDDPHNDGEHAILGNTEVLNGFVDDLRSIAAGRAKDEKIIWFEGPTATGKSELKRCLVNGLREYSKTPEGRRYTVEWNVTTAEAGERGLSYGGDATASDDQHWYESPVQAHPLSVFPESVRKDLLERLNADLDDHVPVQVDAELDPFSREAYDFLEERYRRNGEEELFSAITDENHLRVKNYVVDTGQGVGVLHSEDDGPPKERLVGSWMHGMLQELDSRGRKNPQAFSYDGVLSQGNGVLTIVEDAAQHADLLQKLLNVPDEQSVKLDKGIGMDVDTQMLIISNPDLEAQLNQHADRNGMDPLKALKRRLDKHRFGYLTTLSLETELIRRELTNEMAVWEADTYEELADRIRAPVTVTVKGREGETRVQEFAPHAIEAAALYAVVTRLDEEDLPNGLDLVDKALIYDQGYLQEGDTRRQKDEFDFDDDGDDGDHGIPVTYTRDTLAELLQTDRDRHHADLSVEDVVMPRDVLNVMVEGLIDAPVFSTGERSEFENRVVPVKNYIYDQQESDVIEAIMHDKRVDEETVAEYVEHVYAWETDEPLYNDRGERVEPDPLTMKLFEIEHLGRFSEAEYEGNRPRESVRNFRREKVITSLNRHAWEHRDEDFAVEDVDLTAIPVIKTVLESHDWDDIERTFEDFDPRQWSDPPSGTETAAVKENTIETMVNLFGYSEASAELTSRHVMGQVSYRWD, from the coding sequence ATGACCGGACACGACTACGTCTCCGAGGCCGATCGCACACTCGAGGAGACCTACGAGGAACCGATGAGCCTCGCGGCGTACGTCGATCGGCTCTTCGAGCAGCCGACGATCGGCTCCCACGCTTCGAAGTACCTGCTCGAGGCGATCGAGGCCGCCGGCACCCGCACGGTCGTCGAGGAGGGCGAGGAGAAAGAGCGCTATCGCTTCTTCGACGATCCGCACAACGACGGCGAACACGCGATCCTCGGCAACACCGAGGTGCTCAACGGATTCGTCGACGACCTGCGCTCGATCGCCGCGGGGCGGGCGAAAGACGAGAAGATCATCTGGTTCGAGGGGCCGACGGCGACGGGCAAGTCCGAACTCAAGCGCTGTCTGGTCAACGGGCTGCGCGAGTACTCCAAGACTCCCGAGGGGCGTCGGTACACGGTCGAGTGGAACGTCACGACCGCCGAGGCCGGCGAGCGCGGGCTGAGCTACGGCGGCGACGCCACCGCGAGCGACGACCAGCACTGGTACGAAAGCCCCGTTCAGGCCCACCCCCTGTCGGTGTTCCCCGAGAGCGTCCGCAAGGACCTGCTCGAGCGACTCAACGCCGACCTCGACGACCACGTTCCGGTCCAGGTCGATGCGGAGCTCGATCCGTTCTCCCGGGAGGCCTACGACTTCCTCGAGGAGCGCTATCGCCGGAACGGCGAGGAGGAACTGTTCTCGGCGATCACCGACGAGAACCACCTCCGGGTGAAAAACTACGTCGTCGACACGGGCCAGGGCGTCGGCGTGTTGCATTCCGAAGACGACGGCCCGCCGAAGGAACGGCTCGTCGGCTCGTGGATGCACGGGATGCTCCAGGAACTGGACTCGCGGGGCCGGAAGAACCCGCAGGCGTTTAGCTACGACGGCGTCCTCTCGCAGGGAAACGGCGTCCTCACGATCGTCGAGGACGCGGCCCAGCACGCCGACCTGCTCCAGAAGCTGCTGAACGTTCCCGACGAGCAATCGGTGAAACTCGACAAGGGGATCGGGATGGACGTCGACACCCAGATGCTGATCATCTCGAACCCCGATCTGGAGGCCCAGCTCAACCAACACGCCGACCGCAACGGGATGGACCCGCTGAAGGCGCTCAAGCGCCGACTGGACAAACACCGCTTTGGCTACCTGACGACGCTGAGCCTCGAGACGGAGCTCATCCGGCGGGAGCTCACCAACGAGATGGCGGTCTGGGAGGCCGACACCTACGAGGAACTGGCCGATCGGATCCGTGCACCGGTGACGGTGACGGTCAAGGGTCGCGAGGGCGAGACGCGCGTCCAGGAGTTCGCGCCCCACGCCATCGAGGCGGCTGCGCTGTACGCGGTCGTGACGCGACTCGACGAGGAGGATCTCCCGAACGGACTGGATCTCGTCGACAAGGCGCTGATCTACGATCAGGGCTACCTCCAGGAGGGCGATACTCGCCGCCAAAAGGACGAGTTCGACTTCGACGACGACGGGGACGACGGCGATCACGGGATTCCGGTCACGTACACGCGGGATACGCTCGCTGAACTCCTGCAGACCGATCGGGACCGCCACCACGCCGACCTCTCGGTCGAGGACGTCGTCATGCCCCGCGACGTGTTGAACGTCATGGTCGAGGGACTGATCGACGCGCCGGTCTTCTCGACTGGCGAGCGCTCGGAGTTCGAGAACCGGGTCGTCCCCGTGAAAAACTACATCTACGACCAACAGGAGAGCGACGTCATCGAGGCCATCATGCACGACAAACGCGTCGACGAGGAGACCGTCGCCGAGTACGTCGAACACGTCTACGCCTGGGAGACCGACGAACCGCTGTACAACGACCGCGGCGAGCGCGTCGAACCCGACCCGCTGACGATGAAGCTCTTCGAGATCGAGCACCTGGGCCGGTTCTCCGAGGCCGAGTACGAAGGGAATCGCCCCCGCGAGAGCGTCCGGAACTTCAGACGCGAGAAGGTCATCACCTCGCTGAACCGCCACGCCTGGGAGCACCGCGACGAGGACTTCGCCGTCGAAGATGTCGACCTCACGGCGATCCCGGTCATCAAGACGGTCCTCGAGAGCCACGATTGGGACGACATCGAGCGGACCTTCGAGGACTTCGATCCGCGACAGTGGAGCGATCCGCCAAGCGGGACCGAGACGGCGGCGGTCAAGGAAAACACCATCGAGACGATGGTGAACCTCTTTGGCTACTCCGAAGCGTCCGCCGAACTAACCAGCAGACACGTCATGGGGCAGGTGAGCTACCGATGGGACTGA
- a CDS encoding DUF5820 family protein: MSDPATNDGVDRSRLPDGWTVWSEGEHGRLVLAYRPDVFDGGEFPAACLPTLYLTHGKRTRRPGVNPADTADAEDWFVTLYLEPDVSLDETLRFPTRGAALERTVELARAFDDGEIAYRELYQVPREAYFDRLDKLTGGE, encoded by the coding sequence ATGTCGGACCCGGCGACAAACGACGGCGTGGACCGCTCGAGGCTGCCCGATGGCTGGACGGTCTGGAGCGAGGGCGAGCACGGACGGCTCGTGCTCGCGTACCGCCCGGACGTCTTCGACGGCGGGGAGTTTCCCGCAGCGTGTTTGCCGACGCTGTATCTCACCCACGGCAAGCGGACCCGCCGCCCCGGCGTCAACCCTGCCGATACCGCCGACGCCGAGGACTGGTTCGTCACCCTCTATCTCGAGCCGGACGTCTCGCTCGACGAGACGCTGCGATTCCCGACGCGGGGGGCGGCACTCGAGCGGACCGTGGAACTCGCGCGGGCGTTCGACGACGGCGAGATCGCGTATCGGGAGCTGTATCAGGTCCCTCGTGAGGCGTACTTCGACCGGCTCGACAAACTCACGGGCGGCGAGTAA